Within Chlamydiales bacterium, the genomic segment AATGATGTATAGACCATTACGCTCCTCAAAAATGAATCTTTTCATTTTTGGGTTCCAGCGGCGCTTTTGGTGACCAAAATGTGCGCCTGCTTCTAAAAGTTCCTTAATTGTAATCTCAGCCAAGCCTTGTCCCTTTATATTGACGACGGTATTTTTGCTTTAATCCTTAGTTTGCTTTAATCCTTAGATTTACAAAAATTTCAGTCTTGGTATTAATAATGTTTTTAAAAAGAAAAGCGCCTGATCAGAATCGAACTGACACAAGTAGCTTGGAAGGCTACGGTTCTACCATTGAACTACAGGCGCAAAACTCGGCTTAAGTTATATAAAAACTCACAATTTTATATCAAGAAGAATTGTACCTCAATTTGTATTGCGGAAAACTAATTTAAGTGGGTATCTTGGAAGGCATCATGACACAAAGAAGATCCTCTCGCCCAAGACAACTCACCGAACCCATTCCACTAAAAGCAAATAAAGTTTTAAATATCATTTTAGTCATCATGGTTCTCATTGTCATTCGTCTATGGCATTTATCAATCATCCAACACGAAGAAAAAATAGAAGAAGCAAGAAAACCTCAAAGAAGGACTGTTGTTGAAAGGGCTCCAAGAGCATCTATTCGAGATCGATTTAATGAACCCTTGGCTATCAATCAGGTACAATACAATGCTAATATCTCCTACGCACTTATTAAAGAAATTCCAAGTATCATTACAATAACAGACAAAAATGGAAAAAAAATTAAACAACTCAAACGAAAAGAACACATTAAAAATATCTCTACTGTTATTGCCAAGGTACTTAATCTAGATCCTGAACGCTTAGAGGATCTGATTCATTCAAAAGGAGCTCTTTTAAATCATATTCCTCTCGTTATTAGAGAAAATCTTACAGAGCAAGAATACTTCCGCTTAAAAATCTTAGAAAAGGATTTAATCGGCTTGCAAGTCGAACGCGTTCCTAAAAGATATTATCCCAAAGGATGTGTTGGATGCGATATCATAGGCTACCTAGGATTCATCAGTAAGGAAGAATTTGATGCTATCATAGCTGAGATCAATTTATTACAAAAATATTTAAATTCAAGCGAAGAAGAGCAAGAAAACGAACCTCTTCTTTATGGATCTTCTCATGCTCAAATAAGACAAAGACTTAAAGAGCTACAAGAGCGCGCATACACTATCAACGACTATGTTGGAAAATCTGGTATTGAACGTGCATTTGATGCAACTCTTCGAGGATTTCGAGGTAAAAAATTATTTTACACTGACAGCAAGGGTAACTTTCTAAGAGAGCTTCCGGGCTCGAAAAAACCGCTTTCTGGTCAAAGAGTCCTACTGACTATTTCTGCAGAACTACAAGAATTTGCAGAAGCTATTCTTGCAGAAAATGAATCTCTAAGGGATGGAAAAAGCATTCGTTTGGATAAAAAAACCAAGACCTATGTACCTATTAAGCAGCCGTGGATCAAGGGAGGAGTCATTGTTGCTATGGATCCAAACAATGGTGAAGTTTTAGCCCTTGCGTCCTATCCAAGAACAGATCCTAATGATTTTATTCCAACAACTGATCCTATTAAAAAAGCAGAAAAAGCTTCTCACGTCTACAAGTGGCTCGAAAGTTATGCTTACATCGCAGAATTATGGAACCAAAAAATCCCTCTCACCAGAGAGCGCTACTCCTTTAAGTCTCAAAAATTTTATGAAGAAAGCAAATGGATTACCTGGGAAAATTTTTTAGAGTTTATTTTAGATAGTAATCATCCTGTAAGAGATACGCTTACTTCGAAAGATAAAATCCATCATGCCTCCACAATTATTCAAGCGACTCTTGAATTAGAAAAATTATTCCACAATGCCCCCATGCAGCAAATTTTAAATGCTCTATTTTGTGATACCTTTCCTATTGCCTCTACAACCCCTTCAATAGAACAAATAATAAAAGACCACCCTATAACAATCCAAAAACTTAAAAAAATACTCGAGCCATTTTTTGCCCTAATACCATCCAATTACGACAAACTGTTATTACTCGATTTATACTTTCTAGCTGTCAACCCAAGTATCTATTCTATCCAACTTTTAGATTCAATCGGCGACAAAACTCTTTCAAATATGCGACAAATAGAATCAGCTTTTGCATCTATTCAAGAGGTCGTTCAAGATGAAACAAGAACACTCTTTCGACAACACGACTTTAAAGAATGGAGAAAACTTAACCAAAAAGGTTTTTTAGAGGCAATAAGAGCACAGGAAAAAGAATTACACACTTACAATAAACCCTATATTGATCACCTTGACAACCAAGAAAAGGCTCTTTTTAATGATTTCTGGAAAGAACATAAATTATCATTACTACTCGTTTTTTTGAACGGGAATCAAGAATTCATAACACTTCCCGAAGTATACAAGAACCACTTTATAAAACGTCATTTAGAACTACACTCGGAAGATATTGCACAAAATTCGTGGCACAAACGGTATGTTCTTCTTAGCAAAGAAGTATCTCAACTCCCATCTTCTCAAGTAATAACATTCCTCTCCTCTCTTCGTAGTTTCAATGACTTAAACAAGCCCCTTTTTGGAAATTATTCCTCCTTAAGGAACATTAAAGGAATACAATTACAAAAACATTTAGCTGCATCTTTTTATCCCAAAAACGGCTTTGGATATGGAAGATCCCATGCATTTAGACAATCTGTTCAACTAGGATCTATTTTCAAATTAGTAACAGCCTATACAGCCCTTATTCAACCTTATAAACACAACTATTATCCAGTTGATCATACTCTTTCCAATAAAGAGCTAAATCCTCTTACCGTTATAGACGATCTACATCGATCAGGAAAAAAATCTTGTCCATGGAATGTAGGCTACTTTCCAAATGGGGAAGTCATTCCTCAATACTACAAAGGAGGAAGAATACCAAAAAGTCAACACGCACATATTGGAAAAGTTGATCTTGCAGATGCTCTTGAGACCTCTAGTAACTTATATTTTGCATTACTTGCAGGCGATATTATAGATAAACCAGAAGACCTAATAGAATCAGCAAAGAACTTTTCCTATGGCTCTCGAACGGGAATAGCACTACCAGGAGAATTTGCTGGAAATGTTCCCCATGACGTCATTCATAACAAATCTAATCTCTACGCCTTTTCTATTGGGCAACATTCATTTGTAACAACACCTCTACAAACGGCTGTAATGCTTTCTACATTAGCTAACAAGGGCTTTGTTTTACAACCCAACATAGTATTACTAAAAGCTGGAAAATCTCTTTCCAAAACCGCAGAAGAGCTTTTTTCACAAAAAACTTTCCCTTATCAAGAAACATTACAGCTTGCCGGAATTGATTTTCCATTATTTACAGAAGCTCTTTTAGAATATAATAAAAACTCTGTCCTTGCAAACTCCACAACTATAAAACGCAAAGTATTTCTTCCAGATTCCGTAAGAAAATACCTCTTAGACTCGATGAATCAAGTAATCAAGGGCTCAAAAGGCACTGCAAGAGAACAACATATCAAAACATTTTCTCACAGACCTCATGTTATTACAGACTATTTAGACCTTCAAAATCAGTTAATTGGGAAAACAAGTACCGCAGAAATGATGGAGCGCATCGATCTCTCAGAAAATGGAGTACACTTAGTTAACCATATTGGGTTTTCTGGAATTTCTTTTGAACCTGCAAATATCCCAGAAGATGTTTTTTCCCATCCAGAACTCGTTATAATTGTGTATTTGCGCTTTGGCGACTATGGCAAGGAGGCAGCTCCCATAGCTGCGCAAATCGTTAAAAAATGGCGAGAAATTAAATCAAAGAACTCGTTAAATTAGGAGAGCACGAAGCTTATTTTGGAAGGAAGATCTTCTACTTTTTCTATATAGGGGGTAATTTCATGAAGTTTCTCATGATGTAGCACAACAACTGTTTGATCGGCAAAATCTTTAAATACAAGTGCTTCATGACTTGTTGGTACAAGTGGCAATGTTAATAAAATCCAATCATACTGCTCTTTTAGTGAATCTAAATACACCAAAAAGCGTTTCGACTGTAATAATTCAACTGCATAAGGACTATATTTGCCACCATAAATATAATCATAACCTTGACTCAAACCGTACTTTAAAGGAGTTTCAATTGAAGCATTTAAATAATCAAGAAGCGAATCTTTCATAGATGCTTCATCTTTTTGATGAGTTTTAAGCAAGCTACAGTTAATTACTAAAACTTTTTCTTGTTTCTTTGTCAAAAGATAGGCCAAAAGAGAGGAGCAAGTATCTTCCTCTTGAATTATTGCAATAGTCTTTCCTCTAGAAGGAGGCATCTTGCTCTCTGATAAAAACATCATAATTTTACGCACAACATGAAAATCATGTCTTGAAGAGCTCGTATGCTTTGATCCAAAAAGATGGCCTGCGACTCTTTGTCCCATCAAAAGAAGATTTTCTTCAGAAACACGCACACCCCTAAAGACCGTACTGATGCCGAGAATAATACACATTAAAAGAGCACCTATAAAGGCTCCAACAAAGACCGATATGCCAAAGCTTGCATATTTTGGAAAACTAGGTGACACAGCATAGTCAAGAGGCGTTGATTCAACTTTATTCAAATTACTAGCAATATTTTTTGCTTCAATAAGCTTTGTAAGTTCCTGTACAACTGCCGTACTATTGAGTACATGCATATTAATGCGTTTTTCAGCCATCCATTTCTCTGGAAGATGTGTAATTCTTTCTTGTAATTTTTTTAATTCGCCCTGAATCAATAAACGCTCTTGACCAAGTGCATGCTTCCTAGAATCACGGTAACTTTGAAACTGCTCTAAAATAGCAGATAATTGATTCTGGACAATATCAAGAGTTGTGTGTTGCAAAGCAATAAGTTTATCTCTTAAACGACTCTCTTCAAGAAGCAACAAATCTTTCGACTGCTTGATATGCTCTAACAAAAATTCTTTTTTTGACCTATGCTCATGTTTTAGACGCTCTTGCTCCTTTGGACTACGGTTATTCCCATCATAAGAAAGCTCTACAAGATCGAGCGTATCAGCAAGCAATCCTTGCATTGGTGTGTCCCTTAAAACAGAAGAAAAAGAACTTACATCGAACTTATCCTCTTTAAGATTCTCTAGAACTATAGAATAGGCTCTAATATCTTTTTGTATCTCATCTCTTTGTTCATTATATCCCTCATAGATGCTTTCTGCCATCCCTAAGCTAATTCCTTGAAACTCTGACTTGTCTTTATTAATTTTAGCCAAATGCTCTTCGGCAAATTTTTTCTGCATTCCCAGCAGCTTTTTATAACCCTTAAGATAGTTTAAAAGCTTTTCTTTGTAGGAAACCAATCTCTCATTTAACTCTACAGAAACTTTATCGGAATGAACTACGCGCTCTAACTCACTTCCAAGACCATTCAATTGATCCAACCAACTAACAATTACAGGATGAAAATTAGTAGTAGAATGAGGGTATCTAAAACCAACACTTTCCTTGTTTAATAAGAGCGTCTCCAGTTGGTCTATCTCTAACGCATAAGACTCTATCTCTTCTAAATTTACAAGCTGACCTGCAAACAATTCTTTTGAGTAATCTGTATTTTTTTCACCTTGCA encodes:
- a CDS encoding penicillin-binding transpeptidase domain-containing protein, coding for MTQRRSSRPRQLTEPIPLKANKVLNIILVIMVLIVIRLWHLSIIQHEEKIEEARKPQRRTVVERAPRASIRDRFNEPLAINQVQYNANISYALIKEIPSIITITDKNGKKIKQLKRKEHIKNISTVIAKVLNLDPERLEDLIHSKGALLNHIPLVIRENLTEQEYFRLKILEKDLIGLQVERVPKRYYPKGCVGCDIIGYLGFISKEEFDAIIAEINLLQKYLNSSEEEQENEPLLYGSSHAQIRQRLKELQERAYTINDYVGKSGIERAFDATLRGFRGKKLFYTDSKGNFLRELPGSKKPLSGQRVLLTISAELQEFAEAILAENESLRDGKSIRLDKKTKTYVPIKQPWIKGGVIVAMDPNNGEVLALASYPRTDPNDFIPTTDPIKKAEKASHVYKWLESYAYIAELWNQKIPLTRERYSFKSQKFYEESKWITWENFLEFILDSNHPVRDTLTSKDKIHHASTIIQATLELEKLFHNAPMQQILNALFCDTFPIASTTPSIEQIIKDHPITIQKLKKILEPFFALIPSNYDKLLLLDLYFLAVNPSIYSIQLLDSIGDKTLSNMRQIESAFASIQEVVQDETRTLFRQHDFKEWRKLNQKGFLEAIRAQEKELHTYNKPYIDHLDNQEKALFNDFWKEHKLSLLLVFLNGNQEFITLPEVYKNHFIKRHLELHSEDIAQNSWHKRYVLLSKEVSQLPSSQVITFLSSLRSFNDLNKPLFGNYSSLRNIKGIQLQKHLAASFYPKNGFGYGRSHAFRQSVQLGSIFKLVTAYTALIQPYKHNYYPVDHTLSNKELNPLTVIDDLHRSGKKSCPWNVGYFPNGEVIPQYYKGGRIPKSQHAHIGKVDLADALETSSNLYFALLAGDIIDKPEDLIESAKNFSYGSRTGIALPGEFAGNVPHDVIHNKSNLYAFSIGQHSFVTTPLQTAVMLSTLANKGFVLQPNIVLLKAGKSLSKTAEELFSQKTFPYQETLQLAGIDFPLFTEALLEYNKNSVLANSTTIKRKVFLPDSVRKYLLDSMNQVIKGSKGTAREQHIKTFSHRPHVITDYLDLQNQLIGKTSTAEMMERIDLSENGVHLVNHIGFSGISFEPANIPEDVFSHPELVIIVYLRFGDYGKEAAPIAAQIVKKWREIKSKNSLN
- a CDS encoding Wzz/FepE/Etk N-terminal domain-containing protein, whose amino-acid sequence is MKQHSSSSQSEILISLVDIWRVIKDKRKIILVCALLGACISFYYVITKPITYVASATFKEKTSSSSQMGSGTMQMLFGSVLEDGSGSAISLMQSELIMKRVVENLGLQAQLSENAPRRNSWKTIFQNLKVKRALKSGNTIAVGNCFVPSECVLDEEDIGVSCKNIHYESEYSLPLNITFVSEDRFQVRNSNRLVGEYLVGEPVLSDYFRFCLLKNHSKSLDKAQFTLLLLPMKAIANSLARDISIKKDKTDKSLLLITYEHSNRHLAAGVVNELMLSYKNYLKEENKRVVEQQIAYLEKRQEEASKKVEEIMKTHAQYLKDNIDDGGFVELTKELEFVGDMQGALKERILKIDLELALLENKDIETYVYSSSLEDESLAKLLVNRQELEGKRDFLSFGLLQGEKNTDYSKELFAGQLVNLEEIESYALEIDQLETLLLNKESVGFRYPHSTTNFHPVIVSWLDQLNGLGSELERVVHSDKVSVELNERLVSYKEKLLNYLKGYKKLLGMQKKFAEEHLAKINKDKSEFQGISLGMAESIYEGYNEQRDEIQKDIRAYSIVLENLKEDKFDVSSFSSVLRDTPMQGLLADTLDLVELSYDGNNRSPKEQERLKHEHRSKKEFLLEHIKQSKDLLLLEESRLRDKLIALQHTTLDIVQNQLSAILEQFQSYRDSRKHALGQERLLIQGELKKLQERITHLPEKWMAEKRINMHVLNSTAVVQELTKLIEAKNIASNLNKVESTPLDYAVSPSFPKYASFGISVFVGAFIGALLMCIILGISTVFRGVRVSEENLLLMGQRVAGHLFGSKHTSSSRHDFHVVRKIMMFLSESKMPPSRGKTIAIIQEEDTCSSLLAYLLTKKQEKVLVINCSLLKTHQKDEASMKDSLLDYLNASIETPLKYGLSQGYDYIYGGKYSPYAVELLQSKRFLVYLDSLKEQYDWILLTLPLVPTSHEALVFKDFADQTVVVLHHEKLHEITPYIEKVEDLPSKISFVLS